One Hippoglossus stenolepis isolate QCI-W04-F060 chromosome 22, HSTE1.2, whole genome shotgun sequence DNA segment encodes these proteins:
- the atp5f1c gene encoding ATP synthase subunit gamma, mitochondrial isoform X3 — protein MFARSSALIFSPQCLQVRNMATLKDITIRLKSIKNIQKITKSMKMVAAAKYARAERQLKPARVYGGGALALYEKADIKAPEDKGAKHLIIGVTSDRGLCGAIHSGVAKSIKAEIASLTDAGKDVMVINVGDKLRAVLTRTHAKHILMTCKEVGRKPPNFGDASFVANEMLNCGYEFDQGTIVFNRFRSVISYKTDRKHVFSNEAVANSETMGIYDDIDADVLRNYQEFALVNILYLAMKESATSEQSARMTAMDSASKNASEMIDKLTLTFNRTRQAVITKELIEIISGAAAL, from the exons TTTGCAGGTCAGGAACATGGCTACCCTGAAGGACA TCACCATCCGGTTGAAGTCCATCAAGAACATCCAGAAAATCACCAAGTCCATGAAGATGGTGGCCGCTGCCAAGTACGCTCGTGCTGAGAGGCAGCTGAAGCCGGCACGTGTCTACGGCGGCGGAGCTCTGG CTCTGTACGAGAAGGCCGACATCAAAGCGCCGGAGGACAAGGGCGCCAAGCACCTGATCATCGGTGTGACCTCTGACCGTGGACTCTGTGGCGCCATCCACTCTGGCGTGGCCAAGTCCATCAAGGCCGAGATCGCCAGCCTGACCGACGCTGGCAAGGATGTGATGGTGATCAATGTGGGCGACAAGCTGAGAGCCGTGCTGACCAG AACTCATGCAAAGCACATCCTCATGACCTGCAAGGAAGTCGGCCGCAAGCCCCCCAACTTTGGTGACGCCTCCTTCGTCGCCAACGAAATGCTCAACTGTGGCTACGAGTTCGACCAGGGGACCATCGTCTTCAACAGATTCAG GTCTGTCATCTCATACAAGACGGACCGTAAGCATGTGTTTTCCAACGAGGCCGTTGCTAACTCAG AGACCATGGGCATCTACGATGACATCGATGCTGACGTGCTGAGGAACTACCAGGAGTTTGCTCTGGTCAACATCCTGTACCTGGCCATGAAGGAGTCGGCCACCAGCGAGCAGAGCGCCAGGATGACTGCCATGGACAGCGCCAGCAAGAACGCCT CTGAGATGATTGACAAGCTGACCCTCACCTTCAACCGCACCAGACAGGCCGTCATCACCAAGGAGCTCATTGAGATCATCTCTGGAGCCGCTGCTCTGTGa
- the atp5f1c gene encoding ATP synthase subunit gamma, mitochondrial isoform X1: protein MFARSSALIFSPQCLQVRNMATLKDITIRLKSIKNIQKITKSMKMVAAAKYARAERQLKPARVYGGGALALYEKADIKAPEDKGAKHLIIGVTSDRGLCGAIHSGVAKSIKAEIASLTDAGKDVMVINVGDKLRAVLTRTHAKHILMTCKEVGRKPPNFGDASFVANEMLNCGYEFDQGTIVFNRFRSVISYKTDRKHVFSNEAVANSETMGIYDDIDADVLRNYQEFALVNILYLAMKESATSEQSARMTAMDSASKNASEMIDKLTLTFNRTRQAVITKELIEIISGAAALT from the exons TTTGCAGGTCAGGAACATGGCTACCCTGAAGGACA TCACCATCCGGTTGAAGTCCATCAAGAACATCCAGAAAATCACCAAGTCCATGAAGATGGTGGCCGCTGCCAAGTACGCTCGTGCTGAGAGGCAGCTGAAGCCGGCACGTGTCTACGGCGGCGGAGCTCTGG CTCTGTACGAGAAGGCCGACATCAAAGCGCCGGAGGACAAGGGCGCCAAGCACCTGATCATCGGTGTGACCTCTGACCGTGGACTCTGTGGCGCCATCCACTCTGGCGTGGCCAAGTCCATCAAGGCCGAGATCGCCAGCCTGACCGACGCTGGCAAGGATGTGATGGTGATCAATGTGGGCGACAAGCTGAGAGCCGTGCTGACCAG AACTCATGCAAAGCACATCCTCATGACCTGCAAGGAAGTCGGCCGCAAGCCCCCCAACTTTGGTGACGCCTCCTTCGTCGCCAACGAAATGCTCAACTGTGGCTACGAGTTCGACCAGGGGACCATCGTCTTCAACAGATTCAG GTCTGTCATCTCATACAAGACGGACCGTAAGCATGTGTTTTCCAACGAGGCCGTTGCTAACTCAG AGACCATGGGCATCTACGATGACATCGATGCTGACGTGCTGAGGAACTACCAGGAGTTTGCTCTGGTCAACATCCTGTACCTGGCCATGAAGGAGTCGGCCACCAGCGAGCAGAGCGCCAGGATGACTGCCATGGACAGCGCCAGCAAGAACGCCT CTGAGATGATTGACAAGCTGACCCTCACCTTCAACCGCACCAGACAGGCCGTCATCACCAAGGAGCTCATTGAGATCATCTCTGGAGCCGCTGCTCT GACTTGA
- the atp5f1c gene encoding ATP synthase subunit gamma, mitochondrial isoform X2 encodes MFARSSALIFSPQCLQVRNMATLKDITIRLKSIKNIQKITKSMKMVAAAKYARAERQLKPARVYGGGALALYEKADIKAPEDKGAKHLIIGVTSDRGLCGAIHSGVAKSIKAEIASLTDAGKDVMVINVGDKLRAVLTRTHAKHILMTCKEVGRKPPNFGDASFVANEMLNCGYEFDQGTIVFNRFRSVISYKTDRKHVFSNEAVANSETMGIYDDIDADVLRNYQEFALVNILYLAMKESATSEQSARMTAMDSASKNASEMIDKLTLTFNRTRQAVITKELIEIISGAAAL; translated from the exons TTTGCAGGTCAGGAACATGGCTACCCTGAAGGACA TCACCATCCGGTTGAAGTCCATCAAGAACATCCAGAAAATCACCAAGTCCATGAAGATGGTGGCCGCTGCCAAGTACGCTCGTGCTGAGAGGCAGCTGAAGCCGGCACGTGTCTACGGCGGCGGAGCTCTGG CTCTGTACGAGAAGGCCGACATCAAAGCGCCGGAGGACAAGGGCGCCAAGCACCTGATCATCGGTGTGACCTCTGACCGTGGACTCTGTGGCGCCATCCACTCTGGCGTGGCCAAGTCCATCAAGGCCGAGATCGCCAGCCTGACCGACGCTGGCAAGGATGTGATGGTGATCAATGTGGGCGACAAGCTGAGAGCCGTGCTGACCAG AACTCATGCAAAGCACATCCTCATGACCTGCAAGGAAGTCGGCCGCAAGCCCCCCAACTTTGGTGACGCCTCCTTCGTCGCCAACGAAATGCTCAACTGTGGCTACGAGTTCGACCAGGGGACCATCGTCTTCAACAGATTCAG GTCTGTCATCTCATACAAGACGGACCGTAAGCATGTGTTTTCCAACGAGGCCGTTGCTAACTCAG AGACCATGGGCATCTACGATGACATCGATGCTGACGTGCTGAGGAACTACCAGGAGTTTGCTCTGGTCAACATCCTGTACCTGGCCATGAAGGAGTCGGCCACCAGCGAGCAGAGCGCCAGGATGACTGCCATGGACAGCGCCAGCAAGAACGCCT CTGAGATGATTGACAAGCTGACCCTCACCTTCAACCGCACCAGACAGGCCGTCATCACCAAGGAGCTCATTGAGATCATCTCTGGAGCCGCTGCTCT ATAA